Sequence from the Anas acuta chromosome 24, bAnaAcu1.1, whole genome shotgun sequence genome:
GCTCCAGTGCCACGTAGAAGCTGTCCTTGTCGTCCAGGCAGTGCCAGCCGATGGGCCCCGCCTCGCAGTCAGCGCACACCAGGAACTTGACGTTGCCCACGTCGCGGGTGAAGCCCACGTTCTCGAAGGAGAACATGTCGCGCACCAGCCAGTGCTCCCGCACCACGTCCCCGCCGctcgctgccgccgccgccactGCCTTCTTCTTCATGgcgggcaggaggagctgggggggggggaacacaaCATCAGTGCCCTGCTTGGGGGGGGCACCgccacctccctgccccctgcacccccaccTCACTGCCCCCCATTCCCTCTTTGTacctccccgtccccacctcTTTTTCTGCATcccctgcttccctccctccgTTTCTGTTTCCCCTATCTCTCTCTGTTCCCCACCTCTCTGCTCCCAAACCCCTTCTCCGTCCTTTCTATCTCCCTGtgctccctcccctctctctgtgccccccacatcccccctgtgccccccacaccccctctgtgcccctccctgccccccagCGTCCTTCTGcctccccccacctccctgcccctctccccctcctccctgccccctcccctctccctgtgccctccccatcccctccctgctcccccttttcccctcttttcccccctttttccccccctcacctcccGCCGAGCGAATGTGGCGgcgccaggcagcagcaccctggaGCCGCAGCGCTGGCACAGCACCGCCTTCAAGTTCCGGCCCTGCGCGCACACCAGCTCGGCCGAGCCCGGCGCGgcggcaggaggagaaggagaagaaggagaagaagaagaaggggaaggaggggaaggagcagcaggagcaggagcaggggatgaAGGCGCCGCCGGCTCCATCCCGGCGCAGGCCGCCGCCATGGCCGCGCAGGCGCGctggggccgccgccgccctgaGGCGCTGGGCAGGGAGCGGAGGCGGCGCCGTGCGCCTGCGCCGGGCGGGGCGGTGCTGAGGGGGCCGCCTCACAACGCCCCCCCCCTCAGGTCAGCCAACTGCCAGAGCACAGCCCCCCGGGTCATCCCCAAGCACAGCACCCCCCTTAGAGCACCCCCCTCACATCACCCCACACACTTCGCCCCCCTCGGGTCACCCCTCTCATATCACGCCCGTGTGGCCGCAGCCAGAATCTTTGAGGCTTTTAaaggcctccagggatggtgactctatcacttccctggggagcccatcccagtgcctcacaaccctttaTGCAAAGAAGTTCTTCCGAatatccagcctaaacttcccctggtgaagctttagcccattccccctcatcctgtcaccaggcgCATGGtagaacagaccaacccccacctcgccacagcctcctttaaggcaCCTGTGGAgtgcaataaggtcgcccctgagcctcctccatgctgaacacccccagctccctcagttgccccttgtaggacttgttctccaggcccctcaccagcttcattgcccttctctggccTAGGTGATCCCCAGACCCCTTCCCACCTCGGCCATTCTGTGACCCCGTGAGGTGGACGGAGCTGTTCCTACGTGAAGTGGGGCAGTTTCATAAGCTGGCAGCGACCAGTTGGCAGCCCAAATCTGTTTGTTTGCCAGCCAGCTGGGCCCTGCGGGGACAGGCAGGGCCTGGCTCGTGGTGTCTGGGAGGGACGGAGGGCAGGCGGTTCCTGCGGGGCTGCCGCCGGCGTTTGCTTTGACCCCATTTCTGAGAGCTTGGGCTGAGGACAGTGTGGCTCGTGGAGGCACAGAGGGAACTGTGGAAATGTGGATCCAGTGGGGAAAGAGGGGGGAAGAGGGCATTGGAAGGGCACAATGGTTTCCAGGACAGGAAGATGGAGCTCCCTCAGCCTGACCCTGAGCAGACAGCAGCTGTGCCAGTggctctgagcagctctgcaggaggagcccAGGTCCTGAGGCCTGGGTGGCTTAAGCTCACCCATTAGTGAGTGTGAGGCCCTGGGGGTTTGTGCTGATCTCAGGACCAGCTGGGGGCCCGCTGTTAGCTCTGCTGGAAAAAGGGAAGTGGCCCGGTTGATTGGAGCCACTGCTTTGTTGGAGGTACAACACAGAAGAGCCCCGGTTCTGGCTTTTTCCTGACTGTATTATAAACATGCACCATTCTCTTGCTGCCTCCTGAATGGCTGCGCCTGAGATCTTTCAGGAGGAGCCAGAAAAGGGAGCAGATGTTCAAGGTACTAAATAGGACACAGGATTTCATCAGAAATCCAGCTGATGAAAGGCTCCAGCTTGGGAAATCCCAGAGCCTTGGCTGCTGTGTTATTGACCACAGCTCCGCTctctgccaggagctgggaagtGAGCGTGGCTGTTTGACACAAACCCATCGTCCTGTGGATCCTGTGGGTGTTTGTGAGGCAGAGCTTGGGCATCAGAGCTCCTGAGCCATCTCTGGGCTTGCAGGGCCGAGAGGAGGGTGGAGGCAATGAAGGTGGTGTGAAACTCACCAAGACCCGCTGTGAGCAGCCCCAAGGCACCCACTACTCCAAAGaaggctgctggggcaggacacAGCAGCTTGTTTTAAAATCACCAGAAGGTTTGTAGAGAGAAACCAGGAGAACAGTTTGCAGCTACACCAGTGACAGCTGAATTAATACTGGGCTCCATTCATCCCACTCTTCCATGGTGGACAAAGGAGCTGTTATTTTTTGCAACTGCAGACTCTGTTACAACAGTATTATCACAGGGTGTTTTCCTCATCTCTGCTGCCACTCTTTGCAAGCACCTCTTGCAACAAATTAATTCTCGGTTAGCACGTCCTCCCAGGCCCCACGGGCTTTTGCACTGCGGATCCCAAAGGGATGGAGCCCTTGCTCTTTAACGCCACTCAGAGACCtaagcagcagggcagaggcacGGCTGAAGGTGGCTGCCTGGTCTTACCAGAGTTTCGTACAAATCCTCAACGTGGGGATCAGGCAAACGTCTTGAGGGTAGAGAATAGAAGCGAAGCTCCCACTGgctcaggaaatattttattcttcatgttttcattaaaaaataaacataggaaacaaaaccacagaacacTTGTGTAATAGAAACAAACGCAGAAGGTCAGAGCGTTGGCTGAAAGTGCATAATTAAGTCATGCTACCACATCCCTGATCCCACCCTGTCCCCTAAGCAAGGAGTCAGCAGTAAGCTCGACGAGCAGCACTACACAGAGCCCAGGCACTGCGGGGGCCAAGCTGACGGCAGAGGAAAGCCCGCGCTGCCAGAAACACAGCAAGGCAGGAGACATGCTGGGGAGAGTGCCCCAGGGAGCCAGTGGTGAAACGCTCACCTGGGGCTTGTAGGGCAGGCAAAGGACAGCTGGTGTAAGAGGATGTGGAGTTGAGAGGCAGGGGAGAGCTGAGAACACAGGGGCAAAACAGAACCCTGGGTGTCACTCCAAACCGCGCctggaagcagaaaaatcctggagaaaaggaaaatcaacaCAATGAATTCGACTACAAGGCTGGCGTGGGTGTGCCGGACAGACACCTGTCCAGGGAAGAACCGCAGTCACTCGCCAGCAAGGTCGACATAGACAGTAGCAATTGCGTCCCTACGCTCAGGGCCTCAGCCTCTGCGAGGTGACCTCCCTGCAGGGGTAGGAGCAAAGGCACTGCCTGTCACAGCAAGGCTCCTGCTGCCAGAAAATGCAGCTTCTTGCAGCTGGATCTGTCAAGCTTCTCAAGGGAAATGTGATGTGGTGAACCTCGGTGAGTCCCGTGATTGGAGCACAAGTGCTGCAGATCCGCCTCCACGCTAGGCAGTGAGTTTCTCCCCCCTGCCCTTTGCCCCCAGCAGCCTCAGGCTTTTGGGTCTCAGTAGTTGACAGCTTTAATCTGCGACTCCTTGTGTGCAGACCCGGGAGGAACCTGCGGATGCAGCTCCAGTGCAGGACCCCCTTACACATGCTCACTCAATTTGGCTCTGCACAGATACGTGCTTGAggagcaaattaaaaacattcagtatGTACAAGATGATTTGAAGCTGGAACATAAGAGCAGCTGGATTCCACCCGCACGCGTCCACGTTGCTGAGAGCAACCAGAGGACCCGCATGGTCCTGCAGTGGCTGAAGATACCCCCAGTTGTGTGTAGATGTCCTTGGATTTTCACCACGCTGGCTCATGCCAATTCTGGGGACACCCCGGCTCTGCTGATAGAATTAGCCACAGGAACAGCAGAGAATGCAGCTTCTCCTGATCCACTTCACCACCTCTCTCCAGCTTCACGCAGAGCCCCCGATTTCAAATGACTGCTGAGATAACACGTTTATGCACATGCTCTAgtcaaagcagcacagaaagctgctgtTCTGGTGCCTACTTCCACAGCATCCACACCTCTCAGAAACAGTCACTGCAAATCACTTGGGACTCTTCTTCCAGCAGAGACTTTTTAGGGTGTTCTTCTTTGTAAGCGCCCTTTGCATCACTTCTCCCGAAGGACACAGACTCCAGCATCACACCGCTGCATCCCCAGGGAGGTCACCACCTCCCAGTTGTCGATGATGGGATCGTAGCACTCaatgctgctcagcagggagTTGCCATCGTACCTGCCAGGACAGAAAGTTACAGGtgagggatgctgctgcaggaagaggtTGAGGCGTTCCCAGTCCTTTCTGGGAGGCTGGATGGTTACA
This genomic interval carries:
- the RABIF gene encoding guanine nucleotide exchange factor MSS4 → MAAACAGMEPAAPSSPAPAPAAPSPPSPSSSSPSSPSPPAAAPGSAELVCAQGRNLKAVLCQRCGSRVLLPGAATFARRELLLPAMKKKAVAAAAASGGDVVREHWLVRDMFSFENVGFTRDVGNVKFLVCADCEAGPIGWHCLDDKDSFYVALERVAHE